ATGCGTGCATTATCCACGAGGAATGATTCCCCAGAGACTGCAAGCAGACCGTTTGATAAAGAACGGGATGGTTTTGTTCTTGCCGAAGGTGCTGCAGCATTGATCCTCGAAGAATATGAACATGCAAAAGCCCGTGGTGCAACGATCTACGGAGAAATGGTCGGTTATGGCGCTACATGTGATGCTTATCATATTACTATGCCGGCACCAGGTGGAGAAGGTGGAGCACACTCAATGAGAAATGCTATTGAAGATGCTGGAATCAAACCAGAAGACATTCAATACATTAATGCTCATGGTACATCTACTCCTCTTAATGACAAAAGCGAAACACAAGCAATCAAAACTGTTTTTGGCAATTATGCTTATGACTTAAAAATAAACTCCAGCAAATCGATGCTTGGACATGGTCTTGGCGCAGCAGGTGCTCTTGAAGCAATTATTGTTGTTAAATCCATACTCGACCAAAAAGTTCACCCAACCACAAATCTTACGACCCCTGATCCTGAATGTGATCTAGATTATAATCCGGGAGGAACTATACCATTAAAAATAGATTATGCTCTTACTAATTCCTTTGGGTTCGGAGGTCACAACGCAACGTTGACTTTCAAGAGATATGATGAATGAATATGAGCAAATTGTTCTTCACCCGCAGACCGATCCACAAAAAATAGAGAAGTGGAGAAAATCACTCACTCTGCTGGAATCAAAACTTAACTATTTCTTTAAAGATAAAAACTTACTTGAAGCAGCACTCACCCATAAATCCATTTATGAACAGGAGACTGAACATTCAATTGCAGAAAGGTTGGAATTTCTCGGAGATTCGGTCCTTGAACTAGCCATCACTGAATATCTCTTTAAACTCTATCCAAATGAAAATGAGGGATTCCTGACCAAGAAACGCTCAAAGATCATCAGTAAAGTCTATCTCAACAAGAAGGCAACTGAGAT
This portion of the Candidatus Cloacimonadota bacterium genome encodes:
- the fabF gene encoding beta-ketoacyl-ACP synthase II; amino-acid sequence: MKLKRVVVTGLGTINPLGLNVEDTWNNLCEGKSGIRLVTDFDLEDVASKIAGQVTGFDPLDYIDHKEAKRMDRYCHYAIASATQAMEDSGLAGQINPDKLGVISGTGIGGIQTFENQMEVFLTKGPKRISPFFIPMMIADIAAGRIAIKYDARCINFNVTSACASSANAIGEAYRGIKFGAADAVIAVGSEAAVTKLTLSGFSIMRALSTRNDSPETASRPFDKERDGFVLAEGAAALILEEYEHAKARGATIYGEMVGYGATCDAYHITMPAPGGEGGAHSMRNAIEDAGIKPEDIQYINAHGTSTPLNDKSETQAIKTVFGNYAYDLKINSSKSMLGHGLGAAGALEAIIVVKSILDQKVHPTTNLTTPDPECDLDYNPGGTIPLKIDYALTNSFGFGGHNATLTFKRYDE